A DNA window from Cobetia marina contains the following coding sequences:
- a CDS encoding amino acid ABC transporter ATP-binding protein yields MKADSNGISQPQEVCLEGRAGPSRSSSNRVIVEASNIVKHYGDLAVLHDVSLRVTEGSVTTIIGASGSGKSTLLRCMNLLERPNRGELSIADEHLRFDRDSHGGLIGLDRRQIQRLRSKVTMVFQQFNLWPHLTVLGNVTEAPMRVKGKSRREATRIAEHYLERVGMLERADSYPAFLSGGQQQRVAIARALAMEPRVLLFDEPTSALDPERVSEVLSVIRSLADEGRTMLMVTHEMAFAREVSDQIVFLDEGRVGVAGSPAEVFEQTRHERCRRFIAPAA; encoded by the coding sequence ATGAAAGCAGACAGCAACGGCATCTCTCAGCCTCAGGAAGTCTGCCTTGAAGGCAGGGCAGGGCCCTCGCGATCCTCATCGAATCGGGTCATCGTCGAAGCCAGCAACATCGTCAAGCACTACGGTGATCTGGCAGTGCTGCATGACGTGTCATTGCGCGTGACGGAAGGCAGTGTCACCACCATCATCGGCGCCAGTGGCTCCGGCAAGAGTACCTTGCTGCGCTGCATGAATCTGTTGGAACGCCCCAACAGGGGGGAGCTGTCGATCGCCGATGAGCATCTACGTTTCGATCGCGACAGCCATGGTGGCCTCATCGGGCTGGATCGTCGTCAGATCCAGCGCCTGCGCTCCAAGGTCACCATGGTCTTCCAGCAGTTCAATCTGTGGCCGCACCTGACCGTGCTCGGCAACGTCACCGAAGCGCCGATGCGCGTGAAAGGCAAGTCTCGGCGTGAGGCGACTCGCATCGCGGAACATTACCTGGAGCGGGTCGGCATGCTGGAGCGCGCCGACAGCTATCCGGCGTTTCTCTCCGGGGGGCAGCAGCAGCGAGTCGCGATCGCGCGTGCGCTGGCAATGGAACCGCGTGTCCTGCTCTTTGATGAGCCGACATCCGCTCTGGACCCGGAGCGGGTCAGTGAAGTGCTCAGTGTCATCCGCAGTCTCGCCGATGAAGGACGCACCATGCTGATGGTGACCCACGAAATGGCCTTCGCCAGAGAAGTGTCCGACCAGATCGTTTTCCTCGATGAAGGCCGAGTCGGGGTGGCAGGCAGTCCGGCGGAGGTCTTCGAGCAGACCCGCCATGAACGCTGCCGACGCTTCATCGCACCGGCAGCTTGA
- a CDS encoding ABC transporter substrate-binding protein: protein MKRPLTCLTSSPLRGTRRGLLTLGALLLSTAPLAASAQDTDDALTLIVPPWPGVSVKSEIVAQILAPMGYDVERQEVSSTVGYNTLTTGDSDAFLAGWLPAQKDSYDAAMAAGAITDLGNNVTGARMGFAVPGYVYDAGIHSAADLAAHADEFDETIYSIESGSTISDMLNGAIDDDVYGLGDWDAMESSTPGMLSEVRAAEREQRWIAFYGWTPHWMVPEFDTHILEDPESVFGPDNGASDVKTVVRTAYAEANPNLTRFLDQLVFSSDEQSAFILDYSLNERDLDEVAHDWLVAHPERLAEFLAGVTTRDGEDAVAAVNASLQD from the coding sequence ATGAAGCGACCCCTGACCTGCCTGACCTCTTCCCCGTTGCGCGGCACCCGCCGCGGACTTCTCACGCTCGGTGCACTGCTGCTCAGTACGGCGCCGCTGGCGGCTTCTGCCCAAGACACGGACGACGCCTTGACGCTCATCGTGCCGCCCTGGCCCGGTGTCAGCGTCAAGAGCGAGATCGTCGCCCAGATTCTCGCCCCCATGGGCTATGACGTGGAGCGGCAGGAAGTCAGCTCCACCGTCGGTTACAACACCCTGACCACCGGCGACAGCGATGCCTTCCTCGCCGGCTGGCTGCCGGCCCAGAAGGACAGCTACGACGCGGCCATGGCGGCCGGCGCGATCACGGATCTCGGCAACAACGTCACCGGTGCCCGGATGGGCTTCGCGGTGCCGGGCTATGTCTATGACGCGGGTATCCACAGCGCGGCGGATCTGGCCGCCCACGCCGATGAATTCGATGAGACCATCTACTCCATCGAAAGCGGCTCCACCATCAGCGACATGCTCAACGGCGCCATCGACGACGATGTCTATGGGCTGGGTGACTGGGATGCGATGGAATCCTCGACGCCGGGGATGCTCAGTGAAGTGCGCGCCGCCGAGCGCGAGCAACGCTGGATCGCCTTCTACGGCTGGACGCCGCACTGGATGGTGCCGGAATTCGACACCCATATCCTGGAAGACCCGGAATCGGTCTTCGGTCCTGACAACGGCGCCAGTGACGTCAAGACCGTCGTGCGGACCGCCTACGCCGAGGCCAATCCCAACCTGACGCGCTTTCTCGATCAGCTGGTCTTCAGCTCCGATGAGCAGAGCGCCTTCATCCTCGACTACAGCCTGAACGAGCGTGACCTCGATGAGGTGGCGCACGACTGGCTCGTCGCCCACCCGGAGCGTCTGGCGGAGTTTCTTGCCGGCGTGACGACCCGCGATGGCGAAGATGCCGTCGCTGCCGTGAACGCCAGCCTGCAAGACTGA
- a CDS encoding HD domain-containing protein — protein sequence MTQARFRSFAESTHAEWALIDAHFREYQSDACRRVIAHLGCLQGDHHGYPVDRYEHCLQTATRALRAGADEEMVVCALLHDIGDDLAPANHAEIAAGILEPFIDPLNVWMIRHHELFQGYHYREYFGQDRHARDAYAHHPAYERTVRFCDEWDQTSFDPEYDTLPLAHFLPMLARVMGREPFGGLPKLVAAPSAAVAQGMQDPA from the coding sequence ATGACCCAGGCGCGCTTTCGCAGCTTCGCGGAAAGCACGCATGCCGAATGGGCGCTGATCGATGCGCACTTCCGGGAGTATCAGTCCGATGCCTGTCGGCGCGTGATCGCCCACCTGGGCTGCCTCCAGGGAGATCACCATGGCTATCCGGTGGATCGCTACGAGCACTGCCTGCAGACGGCGACCCGCGCCTTGCGTGCCGGCGCCGATGAGGAGATGGTGGTCTGCGCGCTGTTGCACGACATCGGCGATGATCTCGCACCGGCCAATCATGCCGAGATCGCCGCGGGTATCCTCGAACCGTTCATCGATCCGCTCAATGTCTGGATGATTCGCCATCACGAGCTGTTCCAGGGCTATCACTACCGGGAATACTTCGGCCAGGACCGCCATGCACGTGATGCCTACGCCCACCACCCTGCCTATGAGCGCACCGTGCGCTTCTGTGACGAGTGGGACCAGACCAGCTTCGACCCCGAATACGACACCCTGCCGCTTGCGCATTTCCTCCCGATGCTTGCGCGCGTGATGGGGCGTGAGCCCTTTGGCGGCCTGCCGAAACTGGTGGCAGCGCCATCGGCTGCAGTCGCGCAAGGCATGCAAGACCCCGCTTGA
- the tmpA gene encoding 2-trimethylaminoethylphosphonate dioxygenase → MPSAPLSVCLTDSGRQLQLSHPEGDLTLEALWLRERSPDDATLDSLTGQRLIEAADLPLDLRLSEAQLDGDTLSLAFSDGHAVSVSSSALLAECRAPQAYQGMTFWKGDLAQLPEADFAAALDDDAALLDMLEQLQRFGFVRVSGVPDHEDGMQSLIHRIGPLRRTNWGGIADVKSVANAYDLTMTQRGLEPHTDNPYRDPIPGYIWLHCLRNAALGGDSTLVDGFSAAEHLRREDPEAFACLTEVTPGFRYHDATTRLESEGPLIELDSRGQVARVRFSNRTERVPALPSATLRRYYAARQAFYRLIAGDDFTLHLKLAPGQMLIMDNYRLFHGRSAFQLEGGIRHMRQGYVDRDSTASRRLLLADQLADQLSGQPDNKEEATA, encoded by the coding sequence GTGCCCAGCGCCCCCCTTTCCGTCTGCCTGACAGACTCCGGACGACAACTGCAGCTGAGCCACCCCGAGGGTGATCTGACCCTCGAGGCGCTCTGGCTGCGCGAGCGGAGTCCTGATGACGCGACTCTCGATTCCCTGACCGGTCAGCGCCTGATCGAGGCGGCGGATCTGCCGCTGGATCTGCGCCTGAGTGAGGCGCAGCTCGACGGCGATACGCTGTCGCTGGCCTTCAGCGACGGCCACGCGGTGAGTGTCTCGTCGTCGGCTCTGCTGGCGGAGTGTCGCGCGCCACAGGCCTACCAGGGCATGACGTTCTGGAAGGGGGATCTCGCCCAGCTGCCCGAGGCTGACTTCGCGGCAGCACTGGACGATGACGCGGCCTTGCTGGACATGCTCGAGCAGTTGCAGCGCTTCGGCTTCGTGCGGGTCAGTGGCGTGCCGGATCACGAAGATGGCATGCAGAGCCTGATCCATCGCATCGGACCGCTGCGACGCACCAACTGGGGCGGCATCGCCGACGTGAAATCCGTCGCCAACGCCTACGACCTCACCATGACCCAGCGCGGGCTGGAGCCGCATACCGACAACCCCTATCGCGATCCGATTCCCGGCTATATCTGGCTGCACTGCCTGCGCAATGCCGCCCTGGGGGGTGACAGTACGCTGGTGGACGGGTTCAGCGCGGCGGAGCATCTGCGTCGTGAAGACCCCGAGGCCTTTGCCTGCTTAACCGAGGTCACGCCCGGATTCCGCTATCACGATGCCACCACGCGGCTGGAGAGCGAAGGCCCCTTGATCGAGCTGGACAGTCGGGGGCAGGTGGCCCGTGTGCGCTTCTCCAATCGTACCGAGCGGGTGCCGGCGTTGCCGAGCGCGACCCTGCGCCGTTACTACGCGGCCCGTCAGGCGTTCTACCGCCTGATTGCCGGTGACGACTTCACGCTGCATCTCAAGCTGGCGCCGGGCCAGATGCTGATCATGGACAACTACCGGCTGTTCCATGGTCGCAGTGCCTTCCAGCTGGAAGGCGGCATCCGCCACATGCGTCAGGGCTATGTGGATCGCGACTCCACGGCCAGCCGCCGCCTGCTGCTGGCCGATCAGCTTGCCGATCAGCTCAGCGGTCAGCCGGACAACAAGGAGGAGGCCACCGCATGA
- a CDS encoding Rossmann-fold NAD(P)-binding domain-containing protein: MLPRRRVLIAGQGEWLEAMARTFLEDGAIIALMSTAQTDLERVLDALGGEQSDRFGQVVGEGCFEVLVARLGRLDVLVCMPPQAVAGQSLEACLVAQVAGPGALLKAACARMLRHGGRLLAVAPPLSSPLPSQEHHGTAMAQAALGELIQRLALRAPDRVRANLLCPEGSRPDAVAECARFLAGGAGRALNGQVLHLTD; encoded by the coding sequence ATGCTGCCACGACGCAGGGTATTGATTGCGGGGCAGGGGGAATGGCTGGAAGCCATGGCGCGCACCTTCCTGGAAGATGGTGCCATCATCGCCCTGATGAGTACCGCGCAGACGGATCTCGAGCGCGTGCTGGACGCGCTGGGCGGCGAGCAGTCGGATCGCTTCGGTCAGGTGGTGGGCGAGGGCTGTTTCGAGGTGCTGGTGGCGCGTCTCGGCCGTCTCGACGTGCTGGTCTGCATGCCGCCGCAGGCCGTGGCCGGGCAGTCGCTGGAGGCGTGTCTGGTCGCGCAGGTCGCCGGGCCCGGCGCCTTGCTCAAGGCGGCCTGTGCACGCATGTTGCGCCACGGTGGACGCCTGCTGGCCGTCGCGCCGCCGCTGTCCTCGCCGCTGCCCTCGCAGGAGCATCACGGCACTGCCATGGCGCAGGCGGCGCTGGGTGAGTTGATCCAGCGCCTCGCGCTGCGTGCCCCCGACAGGGTGCGCGCCAATCTTCTGTGTCCCGAGGGCAGCCGACCGGATGCCGTGGCGGAGTGCGCGCGCTTCCTGGCCGGTGGTGCCGGGCGCGCGCTCAACGGTCAGGTCCTGCACCTGACCGACTGA
- a CDS encoding TRAP transporter large permease, producing the protein MTMLAEYALPITMVVALLIGIFSGYPVAFLLGGLGILFAFIGDIPLPFLGTVGSRIFGGVIENWLLIAIPLFVFMGLMLESSGVARNLLMTLQRLFGRVHGGLAVSVALLGVVMAASTGIIGASVVMLGLLALPVMLGQGYKAEMACGVIAASGTLGILIPPSIMLVLMGSILQISVGALFKAALIPGLMLGALYVAYLLITAKLRPDWAPLPDQSLLGTDKTPLPLALLRDLLGPMVLIVAVLGSIMTGIATPTEAAAIGAGGSLLLALVMGGLSFDTLRNTLRDTSRTSAMILFVVIGATCFSVVFKRLGGDYLIEDVITGTGLGPYGLLLLLMGLIFVLGFFLEWIEISFVVLPLVAPVVEALDFGLGLSGQGLLVWFAILVAINLQTSFLTPPSATHCSISRASPPGRSPSAPSIARFCPSSACSWRG; encoded by the coding sequence ATGACGATGCTCGCTGAATACGCCTTGCCCATCACCATGGTGGTGGCACTTCTGATCGGTATCTTCTCCGGCTACCCGGTGGCCTTCCTGCTCGGCGGGCTGGGTATCCTGTTCGCCTTCATCGGTGACATTCCGCTGCCGTTTCTCGGCACCGTCGGCTCGCGCATCTTCGGCGGGGTGATCGAGAACTGGCTGCTGATCGCGATTCCACTGTTCGTGTTCATGGGGCTGATGCTGGAAAGCTCCGGGGTGGCGCGCAATCTGTTGATGACGCTGCAGCGCCTGTTCGGTCGCGTGCATGGTGGTCTGGCCGTCTCGGTGGCGCTATTGGGCGTGGTGATGGCCGCCAGTACCGGCATCATCGGTGCCTCGGTGGTCATGCTGGGCCTGCTGGCGCTGCCGGTGATGCTGGGGCAGGGCTACAAGGCCGAGATGGCCTGTGGGGTCATCGCGGCCTCCGGCACCCTGGGCATCCTGATTCCGCCCTCGATCATGCTGGTGCTGATGGGCTCCATCCTGCAGATCTCGGTGGGGGCGCTGTTCAAGGCGGCGCTGATTCCGGGGCTGATGCTCGGCGCGCTCTACGTGGCCTATCTGCTGATCACCGCCAAGCTGCGCCCGGACTGGGCACCGCTGCCGGACCAGTCGCTGCTCGGTACCGACAAGACACCGCTGCCGCTGGCGCTGCTGCGGGATCTGCTCGGCCCGATGGTGCTGATCGTCGCGGTGCTGGGCTCGATCATGACCGGTATTGCCACGCCCACCGAGGCCGCGGCCATCGGCGCGGGCGGCAGTCTGCTGCTGGCGCTGGTGATGGGCGGGCTGTCCTTCGACACCCTGCGCAACACGCTGCGCGATACCTCGCGGACCAGCGCGATGATCCTGTTCGTCGTCATCGGCGCGACCTGCTTCTCGGTGGTCTTCAAGCGCCTGGGCGGCGACTATCTGATCGAGGATGTCATCACCGGCACCGGCCTGGGTCCCTACGGCCTGCTGTTGCTGCTGATGGGACTGATCTTCGTGCTCGGCTTCTTCCTGGAGTGGATCGAGATCAGCTTCGTGGTGCTGCCGCTGGTGGCGCCGGTGGTCGAGGCGCTGGACTTCGGGCTCGGGCTTTCCGGCCAGGGGCTGCTGGTATGGTTCGCGATTCTGGTCGCCATCAATCTGCAGACGAGTTTCCTGACCCCCCCTTCGGCTACGCATTGTTCTATCTCAAGGGCATCACCGCCGGGCAGGTCTCCATCGGCACCATCTATCGCTCGATTCTGCCCTTCGTCGGCCTGCAGCTGGCGGGGTTGA
- a CDS encoding TRAP transporter small permease subunit has protein sequence MTDPRLAPWRAQGGAVCDALGRPLVGLGLWVGRLTSWLGLAIILAVLTTVTLNALGINEIANWGSPDVLLFGTAITINSVTELQWHLFGLLTLFGGTYALHSDTHVRVDLFYQRLSPRGRAVVDILGHLIMLIPFCLLIAWLSKHFVTMSYMSGEKSNYGGLVDRYLIKAMLPTGLVFLALGALGQIFENLACLFDPARTPERLKDHEIASLAGLAPQAGKTQDTAAHETAGTTAPKDQADGSHDDAR, from the coding sequence ATGACCGACCCCCGCCTTGCGCCCTGGCGGGCACAGGGCGGGGCGGTGTGTGACGCCCTGGGCCGACCGCTGGTCGGCCTGGGGCTATGGGTGGGTCGCCTGACCAGCTGGTTGGGTCTGGCGATCATCCTGGCCGTGCTCACCACCGTCACGCTCAACGCCCTGGGCATCAATGAAATCGCCAACTGGGGGTCGCCTGACGTGCTGCTGTTCGGCACCGCGATCACCATCAATTCCGTCACCGAGCTTCAATGGCATCTGTTCGGCCTGCTGACGCTATTCGGTGGCACCTATGCCTTGCACAGCGACACGCATGTGCGGGTCGATCTGTTCTACCAGCGCCTCTCGCCGCGTGGGCGCGCCGTGGTCGATATCCTCGGCCACCTCATCATGCTGATTCCCTTCTGCCTGCTGATCGCCTGGCTGTCCAAGCACTTCGTCACCATGTCCTACATGTCCGGCGAGAAGTCCAACTATGGCGGGCTGGTGGACCGGTACCTGATCAAGGCGATGCTGCCGACGGGTCTGGTGTTTCTCGCCCTCGGCGCACTCGGGCAGATCTTCGAGAATCTGGCTTGCCTGTTCGACCCGGCGCGCACTCCTGAACGCCTGAAGGACCATGAGATTGCCAGTCTTGCCGGCCTTGCACCTCAGGCAGGCAAGACGCAGGACACCGCTGCACACGAGACGGCCGGCACGACGGCACCCAAGGATCAAGCAGACGGGAGCCATGACGATGCTCGCTGA
- a CDS encoding TRAP transporter substrate-binding protein: MLHHATPRHTTPTRRLRLGAAIAAAVATTTLMAAAPAQAEGPKQLDVASTFSTKNFLGAGAVRLSEELKSATGGEVGLRVHEPGDLVPAFEVFNSVSSGAIQAGWDWMGYWAGTVPITNLYGALPFGPSPEAFMSWMWAGEGTELIQAAYDPYGVKVLPCFISPQETGGWYNKEINSPDDFKGLSMRISGLGAKVLNKLGASTQLVPGSEIYLALERGRVDATEFSVPQVDQAMGFNEVAKYYYFPGWHQSASWFSLLINQQVWDSYSDQRKAQFQTACRATLQWAMAEAPPAQVRAIHELEAKGVEVKRFPEPVMTALQKAWGEVLEEEKQTNPDFAKAYDSLMKHAALIDEWYELQAMPQPMAMKQAGDAEEGSAQ; encoded by the coding sequence ATGTTGCATCACGCCACGCCGCGTCACACGACGCCGACTCGTCGCCTGCGCCTCGGAGCCGCCATCGCGGCGGCCGTCGCCACCACCACCTTGATGGCCGCCGCACCTGCTCAGGCGGAAGGGCCGAAGCAGCTCGACGTCGCCAGTACCTTCTCGACCAAGAACTTCCTGGGCGCCGGGGCCGTGCGTCTGTCCGAGGAACTCAAGAGCGCCACCGGCGGTGAAGTCGGTCTGCGCGTGCACGAGCCGGGTGATCTGGTGCCGGCCTTCGAAGTCTTCAACTCCGTCTCTTCCGGCGCGATCCAGGCCGGTTGGGACTGGATGGGCTATTGGGCCGGCACGGTGCCGATCACCAACCTCTACGGTGCGCTGCCGTTCGGCCCGAGCCCGGAAGCCTTCATGTCATGGATGTGGGCCGGTGAGGGCACCGAGCTGATCCAGGCCGCCTATGACCCCTACGGCGTGAAGGTGCTGCCGTGCTTCATCTCCCCGCAGGAGACGGGCGGCTGGTACAACAAGGAAATCAACTCGCCGGATGACTTCAAGGGCCTGTCGATGCGCATCTCGGGCCTCGGCGCCAAGGTGCTCAACAAGCTGGGCGCCTCCACCCAGCTGGTACCGGGCAGCGAGATCTATCTTGCACTGGAGCGTGGCCGTGTCGATGCCACCGAGTTCTCGGTGCCGCAGGTCGACCAGGCGATGGGCTTCAATGAAGTCGCCAAGTACTACTACTTCCCGGGTTGGCACCAGAGCGCCAGCTGGTTCTCGCTGTTGATCAACCAGCAGGTGTGGGACAGCTACAGTGACCAGCGCAAGGCGCAGTTCCAGACCGCCTGCCGCGCGACCCTGCAATGGGCGATGGCCGAAGCGCCGCCGGCTCAGGTACGTGCGATCCATGAGCTCGAAGCCAAGGGTGTCGAGGTCAAGCGCTTCCCGGAACCGGTGATGACCGCGCTGCAGAAGGCATGGGGGGAAGTGCTGGAAGAAGAGAAGCAGACCAATCCTGACTTCGCCAAGGCCTACGATTCGCTGATGAAGCATGCCGCATTGATCGACGAATGGTACGAGCTGCAGGCCATGCCGCAGCCGATGGCCATGAAGCAGGCCGGTGACGCTGAGGAGGGTAGCGCCCAATGA
- a CDS encoding sigma-54 interaction domain-containing protein, with translation MAQQMPVSGAAGGAKAAAPLRNDSPATSIHVERARRELLRAAMDAVEEWVVVVDAQGGIQFLNAPYAEFLGVEASEVLGRDVSEVIENTRMHEVLESGRAELAQLQLIRGHHMIAHRYPIFRDGELIGAIGSVLYHDTWEWRQVNAQVQALEAEVDYYRQALETPNGARWQLSDIIGDSPAMRELASKVRKIAPGGASVLIRGESGTGKELYAHALHRSSARAKGPFIKLNCAAIPEALLEAELFGYEEGAFTGARRGGKPGKFQLADGGTLFLDEVGDMPLAMQAKLLRVLQDREVEAVGATRLVTVDVRVIAATHRPLEALVESGEFREDLFYRINVVPLQVPPLRERRDDLPTLATHLLSRLARRSGRRPPILSETALERLCAHHWPGNVRELENVLEAAFYLGGSHIQPTDLPDAIGARHGDARHGDARRTELSTPPSDSDVLAASDTPVATGSLREAMAQAERQLIVDALRAAEGNRTRAARQLGIAKSSLYEKLNRHGLLAETP, from the coding sequence ATGGCTCAGCAGATGCCAGTGTCAGGCGCGGCGGGTGGAGCGAAGGCGGCTGCTCCGCTGCGCAACGATTCACCTGCCACCTCGATTCATGTCGAGCGGGCGCGTCGCGAGTTGCTGCGAGCCGCGATGGATGCGGTGGAGGAGTGGGTGGTGGTGGTGGATGCCCAGGGCGGTATCCAGTTTCTGAACGCCCCCTATGCCGAGTTTCTCGGCGTCGAGGCCAGCGAGGTGCTGGGGCGCGATGTCAGCGAGGTGATCGAGAACACCCGCATGCATGAGGTGCTGGAAAGCGGCCGCGCGGAGCTGGCCCAGCTGCAGTTGATTCGTGGCCACCACATGATTGCCCACCGTTACCCCATCTTCCGCGATGGCGAGCTGATCGGTGCCATCGGCTCGGTGCTCTATCACGACACCTGGGAATGGCGGCAGGTGAATGCTCAGGTCCAGGCGCTGGAGGCGGAGGTGGACTACTACCGTCAGGCGCTGGAAACCCCCAACGGCGCGCGCTGGCAGTTGAGTGACATCATCGGGGATTCGCCCGCCATGCGGGAGCTGGCCAGCAAGGTACGCAAGATCGCCCCCGGCGGCGCCTCGGTATTGATCCGTGGCGAGTCCGGTACCGGTAAGGAGCTGTATGCCCATGCGCTGCATCGCAGCTCGGCGCGTGCCAAGGGGCCCTTCATCAAGCTCAACTGCGCGGCGATTCCCGAAGCGCTGCTGGAGGCGGAGCTGTTCGGCTATGAGGAAGGCGCGTTCACCGGCGCGAGGCGAGGCGGCAAGCCCGGCAAGTTCCAGCTCGCGGATGGTGGCACGCTGTTTCTCGATGAGGTTGGTGACATGCCGCTGGCGATGCAGGCCAAGTTGCTGCGCGTGCTGCAGGACCGTGAAGTCGAGGCGGTCGGCGCGACACGGCTGGTCACCGTCGATGTACGAGTCATCGCCGCCACGCACCGCCCGCTGGAGGCGCTGGTCGAGAGCGGCGAATTCCGCGAAGACCTCTTCTATCGCATCAACGTGGTGCCACTGCAGGTGCCGCCGCTGCGCGAGCGCCGTGACGACCTGCCGACCCTGGCCACGCATCTGCTGTCACGTCTGGCGCGTCGTAGTGGCCGTCGTCCGCCGATACTCTCCGAGACCGCGTTGGAGCGCCTGTGTGCCCATCACTGGCCCGGCAACGTGCGCGAGCTGGAAAACGTCCTCGAAGCCGCCTTCTATCTGGGCGGCAGCCATATCCAGCCGACCGATCTGCCGGATGCCATCGGTGCCCGGCATGGCGATGCGCGGCATGGCGATGCCCGCCGGACTGAATTATCCACACCCCCCTCGGATTCAGACGTGCTTGCTGCTTCCGACACGCCAGTGGCAACCGGCTCGCTGCGGGAGGCGATGGCGCAGGCGGAGCGCCAGCTGATCGTGGACGCGCTGCGCGCCGCTGAGGGCAATCGCACCCGCGCCGCCCGTCAGCTCGGCATCGCCAAGTCCTCGCTCTACGAGAAGCTCAACCGTCATGGCCTGTTGGCCGAAACGCCCTGA
- a CDS encoding RelA/SpoT domain-containing protein gives MPKKISLEYSKSRVDRAGISLITKGSIDKDESKDVLDNWRACHTAALNSFQISLRQRLAKIDEKAIVSQRLKRSPSILSKLEREKSMRLSRMQDIGGIRAVVHDMKVLRKLIENYKHPTRPSRAFSLKPQGKDYINFPKDSGYRSVHLLFKYIDGRWIELQVRTNIQHAWATAIETMGTYLSHALKSGEGPEEWLEFFSLASSAFAIMEKTPRVPKHDSIEVEKLYSMLIEKEAELDVIKKLTGFKVATRHIDNGNSTGDYHLITLNMATRRASIRSFKKSEVELANKEYSAKEEQISNGEELQVVLVTSESLISLKKAYPSYFLDAELFIKQIEKIKKEQLRISPKHNTRLFS, from the coding sequence GTGCCCAAGAAAATATCATTAGAATATTCAAAATCTCGTGTAGATAGAGCTGGAATATCTTTAATAACTAAAGGTAGCATAGATAAGGATGAATCGAAGGATGTTCTGGATAATTGGAGAGCATGCCATACTGCTGCTCTTAATAGCTTTCAGATATCTTTGCGGCAACGGCTAGCTAAAATCGATGAAAAGGCCATAGTTTCTCAACGTCTTAAACGCTCACCGTCTATACTATCAAAGCTCGAACGTGAGAAAAGTATGCGGTTATCGAGAATGCAAGACATTGGTGGAATAAGGGCTGTTGTACATGACATGAAGGTTCTAAGAAAATTAATTGAGAATTACAAACATCCCACTAGACCTAGTCGAGCATTTTCTTTAAAACCACAGGGCAAAGACTACATAAACTTTCCTAAAGACTCAGGTTATCGCAGCGTCCATTTGCTATTTAAATATATCGATGGGAGATGGATTGAGCTTCAAGTAAGGACAAATATACAACATGCTTGGGCAACAGCCATAGAAACAATGGGAACATATTTGAGCCACGCACTTAAGTCTGGCGAAGGCCCAGAAGAGTGGCTAGAATTTTTCTCTTTAGCAAGTTCGGCCTTTGCGATTATGGAGAAAACACCCCGTGTCCCAAAACACGACAGTATTGAAGTTGAAAAATTGTATTCCATGCTTATAGAAAAGGAAGCAGAGCTTGATGTAATTAAAAAGCTAACTGGCTTTAAAGTAGCCACGAGGCACATAGATAATGGCAATAGCACTGGCGACTACCATCTAATAACATTAAATATGGCAACACGCAGAGCAAGCATACGCTCTTTTAAAAAGAGTGAAGTCGAGCTAGCAAACAAAGAATATTCGGCAAAAGAGGAGCAAATAAGTAATGGCGAGGAACTGCAAGTGGTCCTAGTCACCTCCGAATCACTTATCTCGCTTAAAAAAGCGTATCCAAGCTATTTCCTTGATGCAGAATTATTCATAAAACAAATTGAAAAGATAAAAAAAGAACAGTTAAGAATTAGCCCAAAACATAACACCAGGCTATTTTCATAA